The Euphorbia lathyris chromosome 2, ddEupLath1.1, whole genome shotgun sequence genome includes a window with the following:
- the LOC136217464 gene encoding laccase-6 — protein sequence MAKLAISSIIILVLSFFSIAYSHAVAKWPQGSSTRYYDFKVHTMTVKKLCQEREIVAVNNMYPGPVVYAQEGDRVIVKVTNQSPYNATIHWHGVRQILSCWFDGPSYITQCPIQPGQSFTYEFTMVKQKGTFFWHAHVSWLRGTVYGALIVFPRTGVPYPFPAPHEEHIVMLGEYWLQDVVQLERRVLATGGAPPPSDAYTINGHPGPNYNCSANDVYKIDVVPGKTYMLRLINAGLNMENFFTIANHKLTIVEADAEYTKSFTTDRVMLGPGQTMNVLVTADQAIGKYSMAMGPYMSAQGVPFQNISAISYFNYLGAIPNSFSLPARLPNFNDNLAVRTVMDGLKGLNTTSKVPKEIDSNLFVTISVNVNKCRSKNPKKDCQGMNNGTMAASMNNVSFIKPKVSVLEAYYRGIEGYFSDDFPGAPLKFYDFVNGAPNNPPKDTNSMNGSRIKVLEYGSRVQIILQDTGIISTENHPIHLHGYSFYVVGYGSGDYNPQFASFNLVDPPYMNTIGVPVGGWAAIRFVADNPGVWFMHCHLDVHQSWGLATALIVKNGKGHLETLPHPPADLPRC from the exons ATGGCAAAGTTAGCAATTTCTTCAATAATAATACTTGTATTAAGCTTCTTCTCTATAGCTTACTCTCATGCTGTTGCAAAGTGGCCTCAAGGGAGTTCAACCAGATACTATGATTTTAAG GTACATACAATGACCGTAAAAAAGTTGTGCCAAGAAAGAGAAATCGTGGCAGTAAACAACATGTATCCAGGACCAGTTGTTTACGCTCAAGAAGGTGACCGAGTAATTGTCAAAGTTACAAACCAGTCCCCATACAATGCCACTATCCACTG GCACGGTGTAAGGCAGATATTATCATGCTGGTTTGATGGGCCATCATATATAACACAATGTCCAATACAACCAGGACAGAGTTTCACATATGAGTTCACAATGGTTAAGCAAAAGGGTACCTTTTTTTGGCATGCTCATGTTTCATGGCTCAGAGGTACTGTTTATGGTGCCCTTATTGTTTTCCCTAGGACTGGGGTCCCTTACCCTTTTCCTGCCCCTCATGAAGAACATATTGTCATGCTTG GAGAGTATTGGCTACAGGATGTTGTACAACTCGAAAGGAGAGTGCTAGCAACCGGGGGCGCTCCTCCACCATCAGATGCTTATACCATCAACGGTCATCCTGGCCCTAACTATAATTGCTCTGCTAATG ATGTATACAAGATCGACGTGGTCCCAGGAAAGACATACATGTTAAGACTAATAAACGCAGGCTTAAACATGGAAAATTTCTTTACGATTGCTAATCACAAATTAACAATAGTAGAAGCAGATGCTGAATACACAAAATCATTCACCACAGACCGGGTAATGCTCGGACCCGGACAAACGATGAACGTACTCGTCACCGCCGATCAAGCCATCGGAAAATACTCAATGGCAATGGGACCATACATGTCAGCACAAGGTGTTCCTTTCCAAAACATATCAGCAATTTCATACTTCAATTACTTAGGTGCAATCCCAAATAGCTTTTCATTACCAGCTAGATTACCAAACTTTAATGATAATCTAGCCGTTAGGACAGTTATGGATGGATTAAAAGGACTAAACACAACCTCAAAAGTTCCGAAAGAGATTGACTCTAACCTATTTGTGACAATATCAGTTAATGTAAACAAGTGTCGGTCCAAAAACCCCAAAAAAGATTGTCAAGGAATGAATAATGGAACCATGGCTGCTTCAATGAACAATGTGAGTTTTATTAAGCCAAAAGTGTCGGTTTTGGAAGCTTATTATAGAGGAATTGAAGGGTATTTTAGTGATGATTTTCCTGGGGCACCCCTTAAGTTTTATGACTTTGTAAATGGGGCACCAAATAATCCTCCCAAGGATACTAATTCGATGAATGGGAGTAGGATTAAGGTGCTTGAGTATGGGAGTAGGGTGCAGATTATATTGCAGGATACTGGAATTATTTCAACTGAAAATCATCCAATTCATCTACATGGATATAGCTTTTATGTTGTGGGTTACGGGTCGGGTGATTATAACCCACAATTTGCAAGCTTCAATTTGGTTGATCCGCCATATATGAATACTATTGGAGTTCCGGTTGGTGGATGGGCAGCTATCCGTTTTGTGGCTGACAATCCAG GGGTTTGGTTTATGCATTGTCACTTGGACGTGCACCAATCATGGGGATTAGCTACAGCATTAATAGTGAAGAATGGGAAAGGCCATTTGGAGACACTGCCCCATCCTCCGGCAGATCTGCCCCGGTGCTAG
- the LOC136216762 gene encoding cytokinin riboside 5'-monophosphate phosphoribohydrolase LOG7-like, producing METQHLPSIISKFRRICVFCGSSPGKNPSFQLSALQLAHQLVERNIDLVYGGGSIGLMGLVSQAVYDGGRYVLGVIPKTLMPREITGETVGKVRAVSGMHQRKAEMARQADAFIALPGCYGTLEELLEVITWAQLGIHEKPVISYVN from the exons ATGGAAACTCAACACCTACCTTCCATCATTTCCAAATTCAGACGTATCTGTGTTTTCTGCGGCAGCAGCCCCGGCAAAAACCCTAGCTTCCAGCTTTCCGCTCTTCAACTTGCCCATCAACTA GTTGAAAGGAACATTGATCTGGTTTATGGCGGAGGAAGTATCGGTTTAATGGGCCTGGTTTCTCAAGCTGTTTACGACGGCGGCCGCTATGTTTTGGG AGTGATACCAAAGACTCTTATGCCCCGAGAG ATTACCGGAGAGACAGTAGGGAAAGTAAGAGCTGTATCCGGCATGCACCAGCGCAAGGCGGAGATGGCTCGCCAAGCTGATGCTTTTATAGCATTACCAGGTTGTTATGGAACCTTGGAAGAGCTTCTGGAAGTGATCACATGGGCTCAGCTTGGAATCCATGAAAAGCCGGTAATTAgttatgttaattaa